The Raphanus sativus cultivar WK10039 chromosome 6, ASM80110v3, whole genome shotgun sequence sequence GCTATGGATGAtccaccttcttcctcttcatctgatcccatgtcatcacctacaaccacagacaaatcatcaaatacaacattaactgattctttaattgattcTGTCCGTTTGTTGTAGACTCGGTATGCTGAACTAGACTGTGCATAACCCAGAAAAAATCCTTCATCACTTCTTGAGTCAAACTTCCCAAGGTAGTCCTTGTCATTCAGTATGTAGCACCTGCATCCAAAAACATGAAAGTAACTAAGATTAGGAGTTTTGCCTGTCCACATCTCATatggtgtctttgttgtcccttttctgacatacacacggttgattgtGTAACACGCCGTGCTGAGTGCTTCAGCCCAGAACCTCTTGGCTATCTTGTTACCATGGAGCATTGCTCTTCCCATTTCCTGTAGAGTTCTATTCTTTCGTTCAaccactccattttgctgaggtgtCCAAGGTGCTGCAAACTGGTGAGCTATTCCTCTTGATTCAAGAAAGGTAGTCATGGCTTCATTCTCGAATTCTCCTCCATGATCACTGcgtatcttcttgattcctcCCTTTTCATTTATGTGTTGAAGCGCCCAGATTTTGAAACTTTCAGACACTTCTGACTTTTCCCTGAGAAAACGAACCCAAGTGAACCTGGTGTAGTCATCCACTAGTACAAACACGTACTTCTTTCCTCCGATACTCTCGGTTTGCATAGGACCCATGAGATCCATGTGAACTAGATCCAATGGTGCCTTTGCCTGAACATCTGGTACCTTTTGTGTTgtatcttgacttgctttccctCATTGCATGCACCACACAAATCTTGTCATCGATCTTGAGTTTGGGTACTCCTCGAACCAAGTCGTTGCACACTAGATTCGTTAGATTCCTGAAGTTCATATGTCCCAAACGTCTGTGCCATAGATCAATATTCCTTTGAGCTGACAAGCACTTAACCTTCTTTTCCACATGTAGCAGTTATTGCCAGATCTCACACCTTGTAGTACTGTTACACCATGTTGGTTTATGGCACGACAATCAATTGCTGAGAAGCACACCGTAAGTCCGTCATCACACAGTTGACTCACGCTGATCAGATTAGCTTTAATCCTTTGACAAAGTAGACATTCACCAATTTAGGTACTTCTGAGTTACACGTTGTACCTTTGCCTTGAATGACANNNNNNNNNNNNNNNNNNNNNNNNNNNNNNNNNNNNNNNNNNNNNNNNNNNNNNNNNNNNNNNNNNNNNNNNNNNNNNNNNNNNNNNNNNNNNNNNNNNNTCGTCCTTGAATGTTGGACCGGATTCCTCGAAATATCAATTGCacttttgttgtcacaataCACAAGAAAGGGACCCGATTGCATTCCATAATCAGCTGACATCTGCTTCATCCAGATAAGTTGTGAGCAACAGCTACCCATGGCAATATATTCTGCTTCCGCCGTAGAGAGTGATACAgagttctgcttcttgctcagcCACGAGATAAGATTgtttccaagaaagaaacatcctccactggtactctttctatcatcagcacatcctgcccaatcagcatcacagtatcccaccAAGTTCTTGTTGGAATTCTTCGAGTAATACACGCCCAAGCTCTCTGTTCCTTTGACGTACTTGATGATCCTCTTAACTGCATTCAGGTGTGATACCTTTGGCTTAGCTTGATATCGTGCACACACACTGACACTGAATGACAAATCCGGTCGACTCGCAGTTAAGTACAATAGACTGCCAATCATCCCTCGATAGAGCTTGACATCCACATCTTCTCCTGCTTCATCTCGTGCCAGCTTCAGTGATGTACTCATGGGTGTCTTAGACACTTTGGAGTTCTCCATACCAAATCGCTTTACCAAACTGTTAGCGTATGCACTCTGAGATATGAAGACACCTTTCTCTGACTGAGACACTTGAAGTCCAAGAAAGTACTTCAGTTCACCACACatgctcatctcaaactcttgagTCATATTCTGAACAAACTCATCCACCAGCTTCTGTGACGTGCCTCCaaagataatgtcatccacatagatttgAACAATGATTATCTCTTTTCCAACTTCCTTGAAGAACAGCGTCTTGTCTATACTCCCTCTGATATACTCCGCTTCTAACAGAAACCTTGTGAGTCGTTCATACCATGCACGCGGtgcttgcttcaacccatataaTGCTTTCTTCAGTCGATACACATAATCATGATGCACTGGGTCCTCAAATCCCTTTGGCTGCTCAACATAGACTTCCTCCTGAAGGACTCCATTTAGGAAAGCacttttcacatccatttgatgcactTTGAAATTCAGAATGCACGCCATTCCCAGAAATAACCGAATGGATTCCAATCTTGCAACTGGGGCAAAGGTTTCTTCAAAGTCTACTCCTTcaatctgtgagtatccttgagcTACAAGCCTTGCCTTGTTACGAACTACTTCTCCATGCTCATCAGTCTTGTTCTTGAATATCCATTTAGTGCCAACCACGTTTACTCCTTTAGGTCTAGCAACCAGTTCCCACACATCGTTCCTGGTGAATTGCTCAAGTTCTTCCTCCATCGCGACAATCCAATATTCATCACGTAGTGCTTCAGTGTGTGTCTTAGGTTCTATTGATGAAACGAAACATGCGAACTGCACCATTTCTTTAAAGTTGATCACCTTTCCACGCGTTTTTCGTCCTTCTTCAATTCCTCCAATCACATCAGACTTCGAATGATTGCGATGAACTTGCTGAATCACTGGTTGCGGTACTGTATCTGAGATCGGACCTTCCTCAATGACTTCAGTCGCAGCTATGGATGAtccaccttcttcctcttcatctgatcCCATGTCATCTCCTACAACCACAGACAAATCATCAAATACAACATTAACtgattctttaattgattcTGTCCGTTTGTTGTAGACTCGGTATGCTGAACTAGACTGTGCATAACCCAGAAAAAATCCTTCATCACTTCTTGAGTCAAACTTCCCAAGGTAGTCCTTGTCATTCAGTATGTAGCACCTGCATCCAAAAACATGAAAGTAACTAAGATTAGGAGTTTTGCCTGTCCACATCTCATatggtgtctttgttgtcccttttctgacatacacacggttgattgtGTAACACGCCGTGCTGAGTGCTTCAGCCCAGAACCTCTTGGCTATCTTGTTACCATGGAGCATTGCTCTTCCCATTTCCTGTAGAGTTCTATTCTTTCGTTCAaccactccattttgctgaggtgtCCAAGGTGCTGCAAACTGGTGAGCTATTCCTCTTGATTCAAGAAAGGTAGTCATGGCTTCATTCTCGAATTCTCCTCCATGATCACTGcgtatcttcttgattcctcCCTTTTCATTTATGTGTTGAAGCGCCCAGATTTTGAAACTTTCAGACACTTCTGACTTTTCCCTGAGAAAACGAACCCAAGTGAACCTGGTGTAGTCATCCACTAGTACAAACACGTACTTCTTTCCTCCGATACTCTCGGTTTGCATAGGACCCATGAGATCCATGTGAACTAGATCCAATGGTGCCTTTGCCTGAACATCTGGTACCTTTTTGTGTTgtatcttgacttgctttccctCATTGCATGCACCACACACAATCTTGTCATCGATCTTGAGTTTGGGTACTCCTCGAACCAAGTCGTTGCACACTAGATTCGTTAGATTCCTGAAGTTCATATGTCCCAAACGTCTGTGCCATAGATCAATATTCCCTTGAGCTGACAAGCACTTAACCTTCTTTTCCCACATGTAGCAGTTATTGCCAGATCTCACACCTTGTAGTACTGTTACACCATGTTGGTTTATGGCACGACAATCAATTGCTGAGAAGCACACCGTAAGTCCGTCATCACACAGTTGACTCACGCTGATCAGATTAGCCTTTAATCCTTTGACAAAGTAGACATTCACCAATTTAGGTACTTCTGAGTTACACGTTGTACCTTTGCCTTGAATGACACCACATCCTCCATCTCCAAAGGTTACCTTTCCTCCTTTTACTTTTGACACTTTGTCTAGATACTCAATGTTTCCTGTCATGTGTCTAGAGCATCCACTGTCGAAGTACCATGGTTCCTCAGATTCAGAATCACTTGACACTCGCGCCATGTTACATCGTATGGTGCTTCTCGGCTCAGTCACTATCTTAGGATACAAGTCGGTTTTCTTCATCCAGCCTCGAGAAGTCTTCCCTATTCTCCAAAACTTGTGTTGTCTCCATACTTGTTTGACCCGTTCCAGATACTTGTAGCAATATCTCTTGTAATGACCAAACTTCCCACAGAAGAAACATCCACTTATCTGAGCTGGAGTAGTTTGtgtcttagcttcttcagcatgCGCAAAACCTCCAGACACAAAGCGTGTTGTACCTGTTGAGCTATTCTGTCTTCCAGTGTAACCAAGTCCCATCAATGAGTTTTCAGTTCTTCCACTGCTCAGAATCTTGTCAAGTTGCTTGGTTCCCGTGAGCATCTTAATCTTCCGATATTGCTGATCTAATTCAGCTTGAAGATCAGCTGCTCTCTTTCTTTCAGCCAGTAGTTCTTCTCTGAGCTCGTCCGCTTGCTTAGACAGGACCAATTTTTCTTTAATCAGATTCACACTTTCCTTAGCCAACTCAGCTTCTCTGTTGAGGTCATCCTTCAGCACTTGTACTTCAACTTCCAGTCGTGCCTTCTCTTTAGCCAATGCCAAATTCTCTGTTCCCAGCTTCACTAGCGTCTCTCGAACTTCCTTGTAGCTTTCATCTAAGTCATTTTCTTGCTCAGCCTCACTCTCAGATCCTGAGTCACACTCCACGATTCCTAGAAACGCCACAAAGTTGTTCACTTCCTCTTCACTTTCGCTGTCGGACTCGCTGTCATTGATTCCTATCATGGATTTTTCTGGCTTTCTCCTACCATCCGACTCGCACTCAGCTTGAGTGTGTCCATATCCCTTGCAGTTATGACActgaatctctcttcttttcactgTGGGACACTCAGTTCGAAAGTGACCATACCCCTTGCATTCATAGCACTTAGCATCATTCTTCCTGTAGTTCTTCTCTGGCTCAGACGTCTTCCTACCTTGGCTAAACTTCTTCTGCCCATTCTCCACTTTTCGTAGAGCTCTATCAAACCTTCTGACCAGGAGACTCACAGGGTCGTTATCATCCATAGGCTCCTTTTCAACTGATGCAAGCGCAATTCCTTTTTCCTTCATTCCACCAGACACACTAGCTACTTCCATCTCATGAGCTTGTAACATTCCAACCACTTCATCAAATGTCATCTCGTCAGTGTTACAGGAGACGGTCATAGCTGCTTTGTATGCCATGAACTTAGACGGCAGACACCTCAGGAACTTCTTcacaagtttcttctctttgtatttcTTCCCAAGTGTAAGTGCTTCTTGTGCTAGTGAGCTAATCTTTGAGCTGAAATCTCCAACAGATTCATTATCCTCCatcttgagctcttcaaatcttGTTGCAAGCATATCCTTTCTAGAACTCTGAACCTTTGAGGTTCCTTCAAAATGCTTCTGCAGAATATCCCATGCATCCTTTGCTGCCTCGCATCCTTGAATTAGTTCAAACTGCTTCCTTGCTACACTGCAATGTATGACAGTTAGTGCACGAGCATTGAACTTAGCCATCTTGTTCTCATCATCAGTCCAGAGCTCCTCCAGTTTTGGAACGTCTGTTCCATCCTCGGCTCTTGCAACAGGTGATTTCCAACCAGATTCCACAGCCTTCCACGCCAATGGGTCAATACCCTTGATTGTAGCCTTCATGCGCGCCTTCCAGAATCCATAGTTTCCTACTTCAAGGATCACCTTGGAACTTATCACCAACTCGCGATAGCTATCCATCTTACTCCGCAGGATCTAcctgtttaaataaacaaagcacagatacctgctctgataccaattgttaatgtaagatagacaagctacgctatgtagaacacacagtagtacagggttattcaattccaagaaatacgactatatttattctttcaaaagctcttacacgttcttcttaaaagcaataaatcaaacaagctcaagacaaacctcgacttgtttgctagtcaactcgttcagagatctaagacagactctgaaccacctaagctcttaacccctagatgctttgcttctccttcttaggacgtacaaaaactctctattgctaaaagctctccctgtgtgttaacCGGCAACACATTGCCAACGCTTCCTTTATATATCTTTcaggaagccctagatctaatctatctacccaatggaaactttccatttcttctacttcatcgaataagccaatcttccttttcttttttagatcgattgcttcttcttcaagtcttcctttaatgtccctcttcattaaatcttcttttaatgcatcggtcttgatacgtgcttctcacgaaccacctctctgatgtagtagttcatgtcactcttcatgaactacttcagctctgctacatcatcgtcttcccatacaccttcatCGCTCTCCTCCGTACCCTCTCAACCACCGCCGCTTCTTCGCcactctcttatctctctcacCGCCGTTCATTTTCAAGATCATTATCACTTCCTCACCCTTCGATCTCCCTCTACACCTCATCCTCAACCGTCCGATCACTCTCCACCTCCTCTCCTCGACTCACTCTACGCGCCACCGCTTCTTCCGCCTCGTCCTCGCCGGAGAAACAGAGCAATCCTCAGTCTTCTTCGCCGCCGCAGCTTCCCCAGGGAGCTAAGTTGATTCCTCTCGCGATCTCCATCTCAATAGGTCTCATCGTCAGATTCTTAATCCCAAGACCCGAGCAAGTGACGTCACAAGGATGGCAGCTACTCTCAGTCTTCCTCTTCACGATCTCGGGCCTCGTCCTCGGCCCACTTCCCGTCGGGGCCTGGGCCTTCATCGGCCTAACCGCTTCCATCGTCACCAGAACGCTTTCTTTCTCCACCGCTTTCGCCGCTTTCACCAACGAGCTCATCTGGCTGATCGcgatctccttcttcttcgctCGGGGTTTCATCAAGACGGGTCTCGGCGACAGGATCGCTACCTACTTCGTGAAGTGGCTAGGGAGAAGCACTCTCGGTCTGTCGTACGGTCTAGCGCTATGTGAGACGCTTATGGGTTTGATCATGCCGTCTACGATGGCTAGAGCCGGTGGGGTTTTCTTGCCGGTGATCAAATCCCTGTCTCTATCTGCTGGAAGTAAACCCGGTGACCGGTCTTCGAGGAAGCTTGGTGCTTTTCTGATTCAGACACAACTGCAGGTAAAATCTAGTGTTTGGCATTCGGTTTTCTGTTTTCGGTTCGGtctgttttgattatttattcaGATTAGGACAGAAACAAGACATTTTTCGGGTCGTATAGCTTCGTGTAATGACAGGTGCAGATAGGGTTTCTATTTCTTTATAAAACCGGTAATCTAATCGAACTagaaatattttggatttggTTCGAGTTTTAAGCTTAGAAATTCGAGCAGTTtggtattttaatatttttattgataaaatatattaaaatttaaagtaattaaataatattacatttaaaatatttgagtaTTCGTTTGGTTTCGGTTCGATTTTGGTTtcttagatttaaaaaataggAACGTAAGGGATTCTGTaattttcagtttggttttggtCTCGTTTTTTATGGTATGTGTCTCACTATTGATGACTTTAGTTGATGAGGTTTGTGTACTCTGTGACAGTGTGCAGGGACTTCTGGTGCGCTACTCCTCACATCAGCTGGACAGAACTTGCTATGTCTCAAACTAGCTAGAGAAGTTGGTGTGGTGCTCTCAAATCCATGGGTCTCTTGGTTTAAAGCCGCGAGTGTCCCAGCCTTTGCGTCTCTTCTTTGTACACCACTCATCGTCTACAAGCTTTACCCTCCTGAGCTGAAACACACACCGGAAGCTCCCGCTGCAGCTGCAAAGAAACTGGAACTGTTAGGTCCCATCACGAAAAACGAATGGATCATGCTCGGTGCAATGGCTTTCACCGTCTCTCTTTGGGTTTTTGGAGAAGCAATAGGAGTATCAAGTGTTGTATCCGCGATGATCGGTCTATCAACGCTGCTGCTATTGGGAGTTATAAACTGGAACGATTGTCTAAGCGACAAGTCTGCTTGGGACTCGCTAACTTGGTTTGCGGTATTGATCGGTATGGCTGGACAGCTAACAAACCTCGGGGTCGTTGCTTGGATGTCGGGTTGTGTGGCTAAACTGCTAGAGACGCTCTCCTTGACTTGGCCTGCTTCGTTTGGTATCC is a genomic window containing:
- the LOC108813693 gene encoding dicarboxylate transporter 2.2, chloroplastic; its protein translation is IVFPYTFIALLRTLSTTAASSPLSYLSHRRSFSRSLSLPHPSISLYTSSSTVRSLSTSSPRLTLRATASSASSSPEKQSNPQSSSPPQLPQGAKLIPLAISISIGLIVRFLIPRPEQVTSQGWQLLSVFLFTISGLVLGPLPVGAWAFIGLTASIVTRTLSFSTAFAAFTNELIWLIAISFFFARGFIKTGLGDRIATYFVKWLGRSTLGLSYGLALCETLMGLIMPSTMARAGGVFLPVIKSLSLSAGSKPGDRSSRKLGAFLIQTQLQCAGTSGALLLTSAGQNLLCLKLAREVGVVLSNPWVSWFKAASVPAFASLLCTPLIVYKLYPPELKHTPEAPAAAAKKLELLGPITKNEWIMLGAMAFTVSLWVFGEAIGVSSVVSAMIGLSTLLLLGVINWNDCLSDKSAWDSLTWFAVLIGMAGQLTNLGVVAWMSGCVAKLLETLSLTWPASFGILQASYLLLHYVFASQTAHAGALYPAFLAMQIAAGVPGVLAALCLAFNNNLSGALAHYSSGPAALYYGAGYVDLKDMFRLGFVMALLQAVIWGCVGSLWWKFLGLY